CCCATTGCCGTCGACGGCGGCGGCGAGGTTCTGGCTCTGTTGTGGCGCGAACTCGGCTACTTTCCGGCAACGCTGACCAGCGGGAACGCCGACATCGTCACCGACACTCCAGCGTTGTCAGTTCGCAACTACGGCACCATCAGCGGCCAGTCCGGCACCCTGGCCGGCGAGTGGGAGGACACCACCGTGCGCAACCGGGTGAAGGATTACCCGTCCGCCGGCACGCGGGTAGGCGTGCGCGAGGAGGGGATGGCGCGGGCGTCGTCGTCACGCGCGGACGCTGGCGCGTTCGGTGGTCCGGTACCGGCGAACTCGCTCACTGCCGCCTTCGACGGGCTGGCAGAGACCGCGTGGTGGCCCGCGCCGGGCGATAACGACGCGTGGATCGAGTTCGACTCGCAAGCAGATACGGTCACCGTGACCGCCACCGCCGACACCACGGTGCGGCTGTGCGACCGCAACGACCACTGCCGCAGCGTCACCCTGGTCAAAGACCAGCCGCGGCGGCTCACCCGCGGCGACGCCGCAATCCTGCGCCTGACCGAACCGGTAGGCATCCGTGAACTTGACGCCGGCGTGCGCCGCATCGTGGAGGTCAACGGCACCGCGGACCGCTACTTTTTCCAGCGCCGCTTCCCCGCCACCAGCGTGATCCAGCGCCGCTTCACCACCGCCGTGGACAGCGAGTGGGAACTGTCGCAGCCCGCCACCATCGACGGCGAGCGCCACGTCGGCCGCGTGTTCCTCGAGGCCGGCACCCACGAACTGTTCACCCGCGCCGAAACCGTGATGCTCTCGCGCGCGCCGCTGCCCGACGCAGATGGCGACCGGCTCATCCTGACCACCCGCGCGTACAACGAGGGCCTGCGTGGCACCCTCGGCGGCACCCCGCTGGAGCCTGTGCGTGTCGACGCCGGCGCCCAGGCCTTCCGCGTCCCCGACGGCGCCACCGGGCAGTTCGAGATGACGTTTGCAGGCGATAACTCCTACCGGTACTCGCTCCTCCTCGGCGGGGCGTTCAGCCTGCTCGTCGTAGTGTTTTGCCTGTGGGCGCCCTGGCGCCGCTTCGAGCGATTCACCCCGCCGCCCGGCGCGAACTGGCTTTCCGGGGTGGCTGTAATCGCCGCAGCACCCCTGCCCGGCCTGGTCGCGGTCGCGCTCGCGTGGCTAGTCCGACGCTTCACCGTCCTACCGATGCCACACCTCGCCGCCGCGTCGATGACCGTGGCCGGGCTCGTGCTCGCGCGTGCGCCATGGCCGGCGGCGAACTACGCGGGGTGGTCGCTGTTTTGTGTCTTCGCCGCGTGCTTCGCCGTGGCCTGCCTGACCAATCGCGCGCCGGGCACCTCCACCAACTCGTAGGACACGTACGCCACAGCCGTGCTGGCCAGCGCGGTGGCCGCGTACACGACCACGAAGTGCCCACTGAACATATCCACGCCGAGTACCGGGAACACGAAGTACAGCACCGCCATGTGCCACAAAAACACCGAGTAGGACCAGTGCCCCAAGGTGCGCATGCGTGACGACGACAACCACGTCCCCGCCACACGCTGCCCCAGCGCAAAGGGCGCGACGATGAGGGCAGCGAACACCGCACCGAGCAGCACCCGCACGTTGAACTCGAGCGGGTCCGGGTGAGCGAGCCCCCGCGGGCCGATGACACCGGCGATCCACGCGACCGGCAGCGCTAGGAGGGGAAACGGCCAGCGCGGGCCAGCGTATCGCACCCCGGCGCGCTCCAGCTCGGCGAGCACAAGCCCGACGGCGAACCACGGCGCGTACGACGGCGGCCAGATCTGCAGATTCACCACCGCCGGATCCGCGATGCCCGACACCGCCCACGGCCAGGCCAGCCCGAGCGCCACCGACACCGCCAGGGCGATGCGCCGCCCCCGCGCGGTAAGCCTCAGGTACAGCGGCAGCACCAGGTAGAAGGCGGCTTCGATGCACAGGGACCACATCTGCGTGAGGCCGTCGATAAGCGCGTGCGGCACGTAGACCTGCACTAACAGGAAGTTCGCCACAACCTGGCTTGCGTTTACGCCCGCGAGCGGCGGCAGCGCGAGCAGCACCACTGCAACGCACACCACGTACGCGGGTACGAGGCGTGCGACGCGGCGCGAGTAGTAGCCGTCGCGTAATCCGCCGCGCGCGAGCAGGAACGCCGAGAGCGCGAAGAACACGGCGACGAAGTAGTCGAAGCGCTCGAGTACCGCCGAACCGGCCCCGGTTTGGAACGCGACGTGGGTGGCCACGATCCCGTAGGCGGCGACGGCGCGCAGGCCGTCGAGCTCGGGAAGGATGGCTGGTCTCGGATTCACGATGGGCAAAGTCTAGCGGCCCGGTAGGGTAAGTCGGGTGAATCTGCGTCGCCGTCTCGCCGCCTGCCTGGGCGTCATTGTTGTCTGCGCAGTACTCAATATCGCCTCGCCGATCGTGATCGCGAAGCAGCGCACTCTTGTCCCCGGCGACTACACGATGCACTTCAGCGGCGAGCGCTCCCGCACCGTAACGCTCACCGAAGCACCGAAGGCGATGCGGGCCCGCGTCGAGGTCGACGGCGAGGAAGTCGACTCCTTCCTCATCGACCCCTCCACCGCGTTTCCCACGAGAGGCCGCGCCGGCCTCGGCCCACTCATCCCGTACAACCCGGAGCGTCGCACTTACCCGCTGCACGACCCCACCACCGGCAACGACGCCGCCCTCGATTACCTCGGCCCCGGCAACGTGCGCGGCCTGGAGACCTACAAATACGCCGCCACGCTTTCCGACGGCTGCACGCGCACCGTCGACGCCGAACGCCGCACCGGCCGCATCCTCGACGAGGTATGGGACTGCCCACCCGAGCAGTGGGTGCTTGCCGACGACACCAAAACCGCCGCCGTCAACGCCGCCCGAAACGATATCGCCTGGCTGCGCGGCCTGCAGGTGATGGCGGTGCTGACGCGGTTCATCGCGGCCGTGGCGTTCATCGTCGGGCTGGTGGCCTATGCGCGCCGCCGTTAACCAGTGGTGGGCGCCCGCCTACGGCGCGGCGCTCGTCCTTGCGCTGACCTGGCCATTTCTTGTCCCCGGCGAGGCGTTCGCGCTGCGCGACATGATGGTCTTCGACCAGATGGCGCTCACCCGCGCCTCGCTCGGCTGGGGTGATCTGCCCGCCCGCAATGTTCCGCAGGACGCGCTGCTGGGCATCCTGCCCCACCCAGTGCTGTTCCTGCGCGTGTTCATGGTGGCCGCGGCCGCCTGCGCCGCCTGGGCCGGGCACCGCCTGGGCCGCTCCCCGCTGGGCAAGGCGGCGGCGATGACGGTTGCGGTGTGGAACCCGTTTGTTGTCGAGCGCCTCCTGCAGGGCCAGTGGTCGCTCGCCGCCGCCGCGTGGCTGCTGCCCCTGGTCGCGTTGCGGCTCCACCCTGCATCCGGCCTAGCACACTGGCTCGCCTCGCTTACCCCCACCGGCGCGATCGCCGCGGCATGCGTGGCTCGCAGCCCCGTAATCTCCGTGATCACCTGCCTGCCGTGGGTTGTCGCCGGGATCTTCGCCGGCGCCGGCGGCACCTCCTCGGCCGCGTCCGCCGACCTCTTCGCCCCGCGCGCCGAAGCCTTCACCGGCACCCTCGGCGCGCTCGCGGGCCTGGGCGGGATCTGGAACGCCCACGCCGTGCCCGGCTCCCGCACAGTCGGCTTCGCCCTGTTCGGCATCGCACTGTTTGCCCTGCTCGCCCTCACGTGGCGCGAGGTTCCCCGCCGCTGGCTCGCGCTTGCCGGCCTGGGTTTTCTGATCGCGCTGTTGTCCTGGGCGGGTCTGCTCGGGCCGGTGGTCGCGCACGTGCCCGGCGCGGGCCTGCTTCGCGACGGTCACAAGTGGCTCATCCTCGCCATCCCCGCCTTCGTCGCTGCCGCCGGCGCCCTCGATCCCCGCCGCGCACTGGCCGCGCTGACCTTCGCGCTGCTCCAGGTCCCCGACGCCCCGGTCGCCGTCGCGGCGCTCACCCCCACCACCGTCGAGGTGCCCGCCATTCACCACCAGGGCCGCGACGTGCTGTTCGAATCTCGCCCCACGCTTGTGCTTATCGGCGACCACCCCACCGTCGACCCCGCCCCCAAAGCCTTCAACGTCGTGGAATCCGGGGCGCTCACGGTCGACGGCGTGGCGGTGGATCCGCCGTCGCTGCGCTGGACCGCGGCGCAGGCCGCCGTCGACGATCCGCAACGCCTGCGCGAGTTGGGCGTCGGGGTTGTGGTGCGGGCGGATGGTGAGG
Above is a genomic segment from Corynebacterium lujinxingii containing:
- a CDS encoding acyltransferase family protein; the encoded protein is MNPRPAILPELDGLRAVAAYGIVATHVAFQTGAGSAVLERFDYFVAVFFALSAFLLARGGLRDGYYSRRVARLVPAYVVCVAVVLLALPPLAGVNASQVVANFLLVQVYVPHALIDGLTQMWSLCIEAAFYLVLPLYLRLTARGRRIALAVSVALGLAWPWAVSGIADPAVVNLQIWPPSYAPWFAVGLVLAELERAGVRYAGPRWPFPLLALPVAWIAGVIGPRGLAHPDPLEFNVRVLLGAVFAALIVAPFALGQRVAGTWLSSSRMRTLGHWSYSVFLWHMAVLYFVFPVLGVDMFSGHFVVVYAATALASTAVAYVSYELVEVPGARLVRQATAKHAAKTQNSDHPA
- a CDS encoding porin PorA family protein, coding for MNLRRRLAACLGVIVVCAVLNIASPIVIAKQRTLVPGDYTMHFSGERSRTVTLTEAPKAMRARVEVDGEEVDSFLIDPSTAFPTRGRAGLGPLIPYNPERRTYPLHDPTTGNDAALDYLGPGNVRGLETYKYAATLSDGCTRTVDAERRTGRILDEVWDCPPEQWVLADDTKTAAVNAARNDIAWLRGLQVMAVLTRFIAAVAFIVGLVAYARRR